The genomic DNA tccttaaaaaatatttttttacctaTGGGAGATTTAACTGCTAACATGCATGCTGTTTAACTCAAATCTTTTTAGACACTCTGATATCAGCGAATGCAATGCCTCAATGTTTGCTTAAGAACACAGGCATTTTCTGAATCGTTGGGGACCGTTCACAGGTAATTCATTTTTGCCTCAGGACTATTCTCTCTGATATAAACAATTTTCAACTGAATTGGATAAAATCAATTTTTGAATTGCAAAGAAAACACTCTTTTGACTCCTGCACATAAATCGCCCCACATTAGCCCCACAAACTTGAGCTGCAAACTCAAACACTGCTCATTATAGTTCAATTTCCATATCCCAACCGCCAAAATGGAAATGCAACTAGGCACCGTATGAAAATGTGTGCCTAGGTTGGGTGCTTCTTACAAGCCACTTCTTCATTGGGGATTTGGGGGATGAGAACGGAACCCCTTCAAATGCTAATACAGCGGAGTATTTTATCATTAAAGCTACACTTGCTTTTTAGCACTGAATAATCGCTTTCTACAAAGGAAAGGAATAGAAGGGCAAACTTGACTGCTGTCATGAGGCTCCACGGAAAAGCAGGCCATAAGCGCTCTTTGTTTACATGAGATTAGAGGCGCAGGGTTTGTTATTCAATATtaagatttttttaatttacaccAAAGCTTGAAAATGTTGTTTCCAAATAAATTCAATTGCATCCTGGAGTCTGTTTGGGTAAGCTCCCGGTGATTAAGTTTCGCAATTGACGTgaataaacgcacacacaatataaatgAAGCTATACTGCAGGGTgcgctcacactctcacactctcacacccacacacccacacccacacacacacacacacacacacacacacacactaatgaaCAGTTGACAAGCTCCTGTGTCGCAGGAAATGGACTGAAAAATTGGTCTTGCACGAGTGGCGACGGCTAATTCAGCTGGTTTTCAGCTCGATTTTAATCACCCTCCTGCAACGTGTGGCCCTCGTAATCAGCCCTACAGCTGGAGTGGGCTGCCTCACCATTCCTGAATCCTAAAAGCCTGAATGAGCTTCTCAGATTAGCAGATAAACATCAACACCAGGCCTCACACAagtgagggatgggggggggggaggcagagggagggcagTCAGTTTTCATATCACTAATGCTGCTCATCCAACCTGGCTTTATGAGATACTCTGAGAGTCTCTccagataaaagcatctgctaaatgaattgATGAAATGTAACAGTACAACAATGACATAAAATTGCAGTAAAAGATTTGTTAGGTATTAAATGAGGCCAATATTCTGGAGCTGGTAGAGTTCCACTTGGGGTGTTGCAGCCGTACagtagcaggtgtgtgagtgtagctgTTGAgcggcaggtgtgtgagtgtagctgTTGagtagcaggtgtgtgagtgtagctgTTGagtagcaggtgtgtgagtgtagctgTTGAgcaacaggtgtgtgagtgtagctgTTGAgcggcaggtgtgtgagtgtagctgTTGAGcagcaagtgtgtgagtgtagctgTTGAgcaacaggtgtgtgagtgtagctgttgagcagcaggtgtgtgagtgtagctgTTGagtagcaggtgtgtgagtgtagctgTTGagtagcaggtgtgtgagtgcagctgttgagcagcaggtgtgtgagtgtagctgTTGagtagcaggtgtgtgagtgtagctgTTGagtagcaggtgtgtgagtgtagctgTTGagtagcaggtgtgtgagtgtagctgTTGAgtaacaggtgtgtgagtaTAGCTGTTGagtagcaggtgtgtgagtgtagctgTTGAGTAAGGTTTGGGGGGTTCCTCACCATTTTAGGGCTGAAGCGGCCATGGGAGAGCTCCCCCACAAAGGTGAGCTTCATCGGGAATGTCTGCTTCAGCAGGTTCTTCTTCACCCCCTCTATGGCCTGGATGTAGTCCTCCAGCAacctgcgcgcacacacacacacacacacacacacatcacagcacAGCAGAGCACAGACATACGggcacatacatacaggcacagAAATAGAAACACAGAAGGTGACCAACAATAGAAACTATCTCTAACCAGACAGTTTATGCTGAATAGAAACCTGCTTCTGGGGGCAATATGACAAAACAGAGACAGCCTCAGCACAACCCCTCCCCTGAGCCAAGACAAATATGGCATAAACAAGGAGCgctgcagttctgcaaacaGTCAGGTTTCAGCAGAGAAAAGCAAGTGTGCTGACACCTGAAGGGAGCAAATAAAACAGCTCTTTAAGGCAAAAATGTGTGCCACAAAAATTGAGCAACATTCCATGCTTTCCCGTGTTTCCTACAGTGGGCCTCAGCGCGAAGGCGGGGCCCAAAACATCAGATTACATACATAATATTCAAGCAAATGGTttggaatgaaaaataattaaaatcaacTTAGTGGTACGGCTGGGTGATGGACCATATCGACCGTTATTGAATATTTTATGAAGGATAATAGTAACCATATggtctgctggctttcatttAAACCTGGTGTGGTAGTAAACATCCAAACTTCAGAGGACACATGAAGTGACTGGCAGAAACAGCGCAGAAAGGAAAGCTGATTGCTACAAAacagagtgttgtgtgtgagtgctgatGGCATGACTGCATCATGCGTTTCCACAAACTTCTGCACAAGTCGTTTGCAACACTAAATTCTTTAACATACTGTAGgaatattcaaatgaaaaatgtattggctgaaaaacaataaaatacagtTAACCGTGGcattgcagccattttgtcgaTTCATAACGGGATACTGAAACCTACTCCGTTCCCTTTCCTCACAGAGTCAGTGTCTGTAGCGCTCCGCACAGCGGATGTCAGAGGACCAATAACTCATCCCAGTGTCAGAGTGACAGGCGTGGGCAGCGAGTCACCAGTGCCCTGTGGGCGGGCCATAAGTGGAGTTAGTGGACCGTGCCCCATTGCCCTTTTCGGATAAAGCGCAGACCCAAGCACACTGCAATGCCGAGGAAGGTCATCGCAACCGTTACCGTGACGACCTATGCGCCCGCCCCCCCGTGCTTGTATCTGGCTAGGCCCTGGTGCACACAGAATTCAGAGGAGGCTGATTAATCTGAAGCAAGCCGCAGACACGCCGCAGACACACCGCAGACACGCCGCAGACACGCCGCAGAAACGCCGCAGACACGCCGCAGACACGCCGCAGACACGCCGCAGGGCATGCAGAACAGCGGCACCCCCGGGAACAGCCCTGGGAAAACAGCCCCGGGAACAGCGCCAGGAGAGCGGCCTCCACAGAGCTGCTCAAACACAAAGCAGGACTGAAAGCTATTGAGAGACAGACTAGGAAAACAGTAGGAGGCAGCTCagaagaaagcaaaaaaaaatccccaaaagacaaaaacaaaggagAGAAATGTTCACACGGAGCGACACAATGGAGCAGGTGTTAAAAGAAAAGCGGAAAAAGGAACGCAGAAGGACGGCGGAACGGAAACTCAAACGCACTCGGTTTCCTTCTTGCCTCCCTGGAGCCACTGCTTCAGCAGGTACTCGTAGTAGCTGTCGGCGCGGGCGCCCAGGGTGAACACCCCGCGGTGGGTGAACTGTCCGCTGTTGGTGTTGATGAACATGGGCACCAGGCCGTCGTGCTTCCCCGGGAGCTTGTGCACCATCCTCATCACCTCATCCACCGCCTCCTGCAGTTCCACAGCAGTGACAGAAAAGGGCTtagggacacacatacacacatacagggatTACAGGGTTTCCCGCTAtcatggcgacatggctcaggcggtaagagcagtcgtctggcagtcggagggttgccggttcgatcccccgcccaggctgtgtcgaagtgtccctgagcaagacacctaacccccaaatgctcctgacgagctggtcggcgccttgcacggcagccaatcaccgtcgctgtgtgagtgtgtgtatgaatgggtgaatgagaagcatcaattgtacagcgctttggataaaggcgctatataaatgccaaccatttatcagagagagacagcaagcCCGATACATAAACGCGTGACAATGCCACAGCTTCCACAGGTTAAACAGACGGTCagctcctgttcctgttcctgttgaCCTACTTCCTCATGACAGGAGTTTAAGACGCAGGTCACAAGAGACCTGGGCAATATGTCACCGCGCAGAGCGCGTGACAGGACTGAACTTTAATCAGAATGATTCATCGTCAGCAGTGGGAATGGAGTGTCTCCGTTGCGTGGATGGAATCTGTAGTGGCAATGCCGTCAGTGTGATAatgcggagaggaagtgggggagggCAGGTGTAGACCCTGGCTCCATTTGTACTAGAGAGGGGTCCTGGGCAAACATGTGTTGAAGATGGTGCACGTTCGCAGTGAATGTTAATGTAACAGCcaaattactgaattactgAACTTCAGTTCTTTTGGCATTCTGTTCTcacagccatttttgtttgctgcTCACTCTGTTCGCTAACGTTTGTGATGAACAGAAAAAAGCTACCGTTCGAAAGCATATCTGAGCTCCGGGTTCACTATGTTGGGTGATAATGGGAATGAGAAagcagtgtggggtttggggtttgtaGGGGACGGGGGGTGATTACGTTAGGTGGGCAgtaggagatggggggggggaggttttgGGGGGACTCACCCTGTATCGGGGGTCCTTGGTGAGGCGGCTCAGCTCTCGGAACTCCAGCTGGATGCTGGTCACCTCGGCGACGGTGCTGTCCGTGGTCCAGCGGGGAGGGTGGGCGGTGCCCTTGCCCAGGTTCACGTCGGAGTACGGCACTTTGGAGGGGGTGTTGAAGGCAGGCATTAACCTGGACCCTAAATCTTTCTGAtacaaggaaaaaaaagattatacaCGCTCTCCCTATCTCCGGACTGGTAACTGTAAATATTACAATAAAAACCTGCTGGTCTGCACTTAAAGCAAGCACCGCTTAACAGTGCCCCCATTACCGGCCCCATCACTGCTCATTTACAGGAACAGGCTGACGCAGCGGAAAGCTTTATTTGAAAATCATTTCCAGTCACTCtttctgagtgagtgtgagagagagacagagagagagagagagagagagagagagagagagagagagagagagagagagagagagagagagagagagagacagagagagagagacagagagagacagagagagacagagagagacagagagagaaagacagagacagagagagacagagagacagagacagaaagacagagagacagagagagagagagacagagagagagacagagagagagacagagagacagagagagaaagacagagacagagacagagagacagagagagagagagacagagagacagagagacagagagacagagagacagagagacagacagacagagagatggggaggcTCGCTCTGTGACTCACCGCTTTGTCGAAGAACAGGGTGTCTCCGCTCAGGTGGTAGGTGCTGAGCAGACCCCCCATGATGCGGATGGTGCTCTCGAACAGGTTGACGTCCACGTTTTTGGAGAAGGACAGCTCCGTCTCCACCCACGCCCTGGCCTCCTGGAACTCTGCCCACGAGtacgagtgagagagagtgtgagagagcgagcgacagacacagagagagaacacacaccattcatttcCTGAAAGAAACTATAATCAAAAAGACCTCAATACCCAAGCTGAGTCACAGAATGCCAAAAAAGCACCCATGTTTGAGTGAAGCGTACTAGTAAACATAACCCAGTCACCCCAATCCTGGCCTCCATTTTGATGAGTGGCCTACAAACACCATCCAATTTGTTCTTCGGCAAACACAATGTGTACCCATCTCTACCGGGCTACTGAAGGCTGCTGGTGGAATCGCATGTTTGTCCTGTCCGGGCCTCCGTACCTTCCTTTAGGCCCAGAATCCACATGGTGTCCAGGGCGTCGATGAGGGTCAGGCCCAGCCCGAACCACTCCCCAAAGGACTTAGAGACGGGCTTGAGCTCGTCGTGACCCCAGGCAAACTCCTTATAGCCCTTCCAGGCGTGTCTGAAGGCCTCCAGCACAGCCTGCGACCGCTCCACTACatgcatatgcgcacacacacacacacacgcacacgcacacacacacgcacacgcacacgcacacgcacaggcagacacacacacaggttacaaTTATACTACACTGCATGTATAATGGTAATAAAAACATTCCAATATTTATCAAGAAAATGGTGCTCCTGCAAGTTTGgtttaaacgtgtgtgtgtgtgtgtgagcatcttTGGgtctctatgtgtgtatgtgtgggtgagtgtgtgtgtgtgtgggcgcatgTCTTGGGTACAATTCCTGACCTGGCCCTGCGGCGCTACTCAGTCCCGGTTGGGACGGTCCAACAGGTCCAGCAAGTCCAACAGGTCCAGCAAGTCCAACAGGTCCAACAGGTCCAGCAAGTCCAACAGGTCCAACAGGTCCAGCAAGTCCAGCAGGTCCAACAGGTCCAGCAGGTCCAGCAGGTCCAGCAGGTACCAGGTCCTTCTCTTTGGCAGAgggctgtggctctgtggcatGATCAGCCTCAATCATGGCCCCCCTCCAGCTGCAGGgcgacacacgcacgcacgcacacagacacacagacacacagacacacacagacacacagacacacacacacacacagacacacagacacacagacacacagacacacacacagcaacagacACAGTGGGTCAGGGTCTTCACTGTGGGTCATCAGGGTCAACAGCATCTTCAAAATATGAGCCGTGTCCAGTCGGGTGTGTCTTATCTACAGGCCAGTAAAAAGGCCACAGAACAGGCTCTTTTCAAACAAGAGTCTTTTCAGAAGAGGCCAGGGTTCATATAATTTATGCATCGAgtttgtgtgtggagagagttTTACTAACcagatttacccccccccccccccccccactcccttcATTATCCTGTTTTGTGGAGCAGCCATTATGGGCCATTAGGCTGGCTAATTACAGTGTCTAAACAGAGAGAACGACTCCCAGCATTTAGACACAAGCACCTTCCTCACGCTACACCAGGCACGCAACGCGCTCCCGACACCCGTCCAATAACGAACCGTCCTGGTGCCCCGCCGTAGGTTGTTTGAGCCAATCGGAGGAGAGCGCGCTAGGCCGAATGACGGGTGGGTTTTTGATGCTTCTCGCGGGCAAGCTGCGGCTTACCTGATGAGcggcttctctccctcctcctcctcctccccacgcTCCTCTTCATCCCTGTTTTTGGCCGCAGGGCCCTGCTTGTCCTTCGCCTGCCAGTCCGATTCGTTCTCTCGTTTCCAGCGGCTCTGCAGGCTCGGGGGGCCCCGTCTGTTTGGCAACGGCttcctctgagagagagagagagagagagagggagagagagggggagagagggagagagggagggagggagggagagagagagagagggagggagagagagcaggagagagagagggagagggagagaagagagagatagagcgaggagagagagaagagcgagagagagcgagatagagaaagataaagagatagagagaggtagaaagagagagagggagagggagaaagggagagggagaaagacagagggattTTAAAATTCCCTTTATCGAGCATCGACCCccacaaatgcagacacactTTGGACGAGATCAAACagagcacaaaaacaaaacaaaaaaaaataagagcACAGTAAATAGCACAGCCCAAAACATTAATTCACATCCCTTGCCTTTATCGCGTtcacagagagaatgagaaagaagacggtgggagggagagaaacagaaaagagACGGACAGATCAAGAAAGGAGgcagagaaaaaagaagaggggaagagggaaaaggagagagtacaacagaaagagtgaaagaCAAAGGGCATCAAACAAAGACAGTGACAAATAATGAGAGAAAtagtgagagaagagagaaaaaaaagatacaaattaaCAAGAAAACAGCAACAAGGGATCTCTCCATGGAGCAGACGGTGCTGCTTTAATTGAGTTGGGATGTTCTGCCGTATTCAGGATTATGAACACGTATAGCTCATCAATCGATTTCCATCAGGCTCAGACAACGTCGCTCTCTAGTCTGTTTACTGTCTGGGTTTGGGGGGTACATGGGGGGGACCCTCCATGTCTCAAGTGTCAGCGTCCAGCATAATGCACAACGCAGACTTCCCAATGCCGGCCAGAAGGACCAAACATCCTCCACCCTTCTGCTGATACTTAAGactctactgtacatacaaaatacatttagaaaTCTTCCGGAACTGCCCGATATCTCAGAATAAAAATACTTTGGCTCTTTGGCcgagtgtgtggagtggtgaCAGAGGGTTGGGCGTGGGGCCCAGCCGTGTTCACACCTCCACCGCTGCCTTGCTCAGAGTGGGGTTAGGACTGCAGGACTGAGAgtaattttccattttccattttccatcacTTAGCCTGCTCAGCAGATGCCCTTTCTCAGGGGGTGACCACTTCAGGCTTCACTTGCACACACGACCCGTTCGTACAGCCTGGCGCTGGCTGGGATGGGAATAAGGCCCTTTGCTCTCGAGTTCACAAAAGGCTGAACCGGCCTGGGATTGGAACCGAAAAACCGTGCTTCTGGCTGTAGAACATTGCACTATAAAGGCACCTGCTAAGGcatctggggggggggaagcaagCTGTAAAATCACTCAAGATCTAATGAACGAAACTACCTACGCTGCAGCAGTAACTATAAAGCTCAACTAGAATGATAACAATGGCTGCCTTTCAGAATTTATAACATCTCCAAATATAAAAGCATTCCAGTCAATCACGGCCGTGCAAGGTCTACTCACAGGAAGCACCGTTTTGATTGTCGGATTTGAAGAGCAATAAACCGGTTGTCTTGTGTACATGCCATGGCAGAATTTATAGTTTAAtactataaaaacacattattttcaaCCCTGCTGCAAGACAAATGTTTACTAGCCCGGCATTCAATATCTATTGAAAAGAGCATGTAGTCACACTTGGCAGTAGCATACTGGTCTCTTGTGGGTGTTTCTGAAGCTCAAGTTttccaaaacaataataatgacacaACCAATAGAAGAAATAGGTGGAGTACTGTCCTCCCAGTGGAACAACTTTCCATGGTGGTCAGGAGACCAAAATGATTGGCCATCTGACTGAAGACTCGTGACTGGAGTCTGCATTGTGACTGCGCTCCCATGCCCTCCCCTTCTCACTTCCCATCTTCTTTAATTCTGTCATAATTACGGTATTGACAGGAACTCCCTTGAGTTACAAATGTGTCATGGTTCTAGGTTGTCATAGTCAACGTGGTTGCACAGATACACTGGCATGTCTTATTAACAAGGTTGACACAAATGCACTCTTCTCACTGTAGGTTTCTATGGaaaggtattgttgtttttattgcctgttgtattgttgtattctatcTGGCAactggtatgctagtttgaaagttgattgtactcttcaagggttctgaattactgtatgtttacactaggactcggaacagtactgtcctctcaggtcctatttgcacttgttcttgtgtttaatttgcaactttgttgtacgtcgctctggataagagcgtctgctaaatgccacgtaacgtaatgtaaaaagGAACATCCTCGAAATGAATCTTACTTGATGTAGTAGGACAAACAACGAACAACGACTTCATGACACGTCAATCTCATGAAATCAACGCAGCGATGAGTAACGAGTGGGTACTGACCGGGGCGGGAGGTTTGGGGAGGACCAGCCCGTCCTCTTTCTTGGGCTCGGGAACGACTTTCGGGAACGCTGGGATAACCTGCGGAACGACCCCCGGGAGCACGGGCTTCAGGCCCCCGTCATCCTGCTTCTCCCAGTCATCCCTGGCTTTCCTGTCAGAGAGGCCTGGACACACCGCGAAACACCGCACACCCGTCACATCACTGTTTTCATTCTCCACCGCAGggctgtcaaactccagtcctggagggccgcagtgtctgctggtttttgctgtgtTTCAGCACTTGGGACACATTTCGTCGAAGTCTTTCATTGGcgaaagagtccacacaccttgttcgcAAGGCCGTAATTGgccgctgattgaaaggaaaccacaaacaccagcagacactgcggccctccaggactggagtgtgacacccctgctctactgTCATGCATTATTCTTGATTGCACGCTTGTTGACTTAGTTTTAAATCTTCGTATTTTCTCTGCTCAATTCTTACTTAGCAGTTATTCACACTCCTATTATTAGTGCAATAGCAGCATTGTTAAACATAACAAATCTGTGCTGTCCCTACTGGCAGTGTTGGTAATTACAGTCGGCACAATTCCTAACTGCAGTGTAAAgtatggatcgttcttaatcatGCGACAGTTTCCTTGACGACCGGATTTTCGCCTATGATTCTTGGCTATGTTGGCGGCCGTGGCAGCCGTAGCAACCCATTCATTGCAGTGGTGAAACGCAGGGGTCAAACTAGGCCTAGATGAGATGGCATTCATCAAAAATCATTatgtcaatatcagttttcatataaaggttggACGGTTGACTTGTAACAGAAGGAAATAAAGATCTAAGGTGGGGGGGAACTTCACGGCTGGAGAAACCCTCCGCGTGCCCTCTGAAGGACTGGGTTGCACCTGCGGTAGGCCATTTCAGTTCAAACGTAG from Conger conger chromosome 12, fConCon1.1, whole genome shotgun sequence includes the following:
- the LOC133142498 gene encoding LOW QUALITY PROTEIN: endoplasmic reticulum mannosyl-oligosaccharide 1,2-alpha-mannosidase-like (The sequence of the model RefSeq protein was modified relative to this genomic sequence to represent the inferred CDS: inserted 1 base in 1 codon), whose translation is MYPPPRKDFISLTLTERDGYSYNNSKHWRRQSCWRKWKQLSRLQRSLILFLLALLVVCGIVSYPNLTDHWRGLSDRKARDDWEKQDDGGLKPVLPGVVPQVIPAFPKVVPEPKKEDGLVLPKPPAPRKPLPNRRGPPSLQSRWKRENESDWQAKDKQGPAAKNRDEEERGEEEEEGEKPLISWRGAMIEADHATEPQPSAKEKDLVPAGPAGPAGPVGPAGLAGPVGPVGLAGPVGPVGLAGPVGLAGPVGPSQPGLSSAAGPVERSQAVLEAFRHAWKGYKEFAWGHDELKPVSKSFGEWFGLGLTLIDALDTMWILGLKEEFQEARAWVETELSFSKNVDVNLFESTIRIMGGLLSTYHLSGDTLFFDKAKDLGSRLMPAFNTPSKVPYSDVNLGKGTAHPPRWTTDSTVAEVTSIQLEFRELSRLTKDPRYREAVDEVMRMVHKLPGKHDGLVPMFINTNSGQFTHRGVFTLGARADSYYEYLLKQWLQGGKKETELLEDYIQAIEGVKKNLLKQTFPMKLTFVGELSHGRFSPKMDHLVCFLPGTLALGAHNGLPEDHMELAKQLMETCYQMYAQMETGLSPEIVQFNMQPRSGRDVEVKPADRHNLLRPETVESLFYLYRFTQDRKYQDWXWDIFQSFNKYTRVASGGYTSISNVRDPASPSPRDKMESFFLGETLKYFYLLFSDDPELVSLDKYIFNTEAHPFPIWPSDQ